The sequence CTTTTCATGCATTGTCAATTTTCAATAGTCATGGAATTTTGCACTTATCTACATTCCAACATGTCCCATTTCtggagcttcttcttttttctttttctgtcgGATTGATGAGTTTTCAGGGCCACATGTAGTATCAGATATCACCCCAATTATTGTTTGGGTGCATTTGCTTTGATAGAAAAAGtttgaaaaattatattttccatcattttcacatgttttctaaatggataattttctccggtcatattaaaaaattatttgggcAGCctcttttcactcattttctcacaaatgttggataatattatcctaatgggagggtgtgaaaatatttccaacatttcaatttgtttatccatctatttctaataaagtaaatacatgataaaaaaaagaaaaaaaatataatattatctaacattttcttatccatcattttcaattgaaaattttactaccaaagtaaacacacccttagaagaaaagaaaaaaatccaCTATTCAATTATTGATTAGTtgaagggataattgcgtgaaaatacacaaactttgtcaaaaattcatatttgacgcgaagttaggattttacattttaatacaccaactttcgttgttgtccaaatttgacacgacttaattcttaaaaattcaaaaaacaacccctctttgtaaataattatacaaagacccacttatgttataatttgggacatttaaaccaacaCAAGATATTTctttatgatgatttttttttaaatctttgatccgcgcctaaaatggtttaaaagaaaacatcataaggaaatatcttgttttggtttaaatgtcccaaattataacataagtgggtctttgtataattatttacaaaaaatgattgttttttgaatttttaagaattaagtcgtgtcaaatttggacaacaacgaaagttggtgtataaaatgtaaaatcctaacttcgcatcaaatatggatttatggcaaagtttgtgtatttattattttacaacAATCCAACATAAAACATGTTATTACAGACCATTTTCACTTCCTGTGTAATAATATGTGGCTCAATTGCATGATTAATCACATGGTACAAGTAGAACACATCAAACATGCCCTGTATAGGCTGTACCCATTTGTCTCTTTGTGAAAGTTAAAAACTATCTTAAAAGGGCTATTACATACTATGTTATTTCCAACCTATAATTCTCAAAAATGGTGTGCATTTACACTTCTGTTGCAAAGTTTGGTGCCTCAGTTATTGTATTTGTAGTTGCATTTATGCTTCTTCACCACAGATCCTCTGATTTTCACCCACTTTCAGAAATCACCTCTGTTGGCAATGGCATCCAAGAAAATGCACGAGGTTTAATCTTTTATCATTGTATGAGATTTTACTAATCTGTAGCAAGCATGATATATATGATGTTTCACTTTCAACTCACTGAAAATATTTGCAGAAATATGTGATGTTTTTGTGGGAGATTGGGTGGGTTTTGAGGGAGAGCCTCTTTACAACAAGAGCTGCAGCTTCATCAGCAGAGGCAATCAGCTGAATTGTTTGGAAAACGGGCGACCCGACCCGCATTATCTTCACTGGCGGTGGAAGCCACGCGCTTGCGACCCGCTCAAGTTTCTTGAGATGATGAGGAACAAAAGCTGGGCCTTCATTGGAGATTCCATATCAAGGAACCATATCCAATCCCTCCTTTGCATGCTCTCAACGGTAAATCTAAATCTTCATTCATTTTTGTTGTCTTTTCTTTGAATATCATCACACATTGCCATATCCCATTTTTCTCATCAATGTGTATATTGTTGATCCACATGTATTGTTATGTCTCTGATTAGTGATATACTTGATATATCAAAATAACCATTTTATATTGAAAGATACAGATaaatataaagataaaataaaaaaaatacaagttttTTCTACTTAAAGTATTGTTTTGATGTGAATTAAAGGCTTCACGGACTCACGGATGTGAATTGTAGATAAAATATGGTCAATTTATGATTAAGAAGTTTCATAGTTGTGATTAGTATGTAAAATATGATCAATTCACGACTAAACAATTTTGTCGTTATGAATTATAGGTAAAAGTATAAGAAGCATTTCTTTTAGATTAAATAAGAAGCATTTTTCTATTTCTTCCGTCACATAAGAGTGTGCtcttatttctattttgggacgtcccacaagagtgtgcatttgCCATTTTTCGATACTATCCCACTACTAACTCCTTATTtcatattcttattttataataaagtgaatcactttttcaactctcaatacactccTCTAAcgttttattaaaacttgtgtcacatgcacactcttatggaacttatattttaatttaatagtaaTTATTACCATGGAAGGCAAATCTAGTATAAATATAAACAGAAGACGATTTGAAGCAAAGTGATCAAAATTAGATGGCTACTCTGATCAGGTGGAAGAGGCTACTCTAGTGCACCACGACAAGGGCCACAAATCCCAAAAATGGATCTTCCCTTCATACAACCTCACTGCATCAATTATTTGGTCTCCATTTCTTGCAAAAGCCATCATTCCTCAAAACATCTACGACGCTTCTCCATCTGAAGTAGATGTGCATTTGGACACACTCGATCCTAGCTGGACTCAACATTTCAAAACCTGGGATTACATGATCTTTTCAAGTGGCAAATGGTACAGTAGAAGCTCAATATACTACGACAACGACACCGTGTTGGGCTGCCATTCTTGTCCCAAGAGGAACCTCACCGACATCGGGTTCGACTCTGCCTACCGAAGAGTCATCAAGGGCGTGCTCGATTACATCGTCGCGTCCAACCACACGGGCATGGTGTTTTACCGGACTACTAGCCCGGACCACTTTGAGGGGGCCAAATGGTTTGATGGTGGAGTGTGTGAGAGGAACGAGCCCGTCAGGGAGGGCGAGTTCGGGCTGAGCTGGTTGGACAGGATTCTTCGAGATATAGAGCTTGAGGAGTTTGGAAGAGCGCGTGTTGTGGCTCGTGATAAGGGGGTGAAGCTTAGGCTTTTGGATGTGAATCCGATGTCGTTGTTGAGGCCGGACGGGCATCCGGGAGCATTTAGGGTTTCTCGGCCGGCCGGTGAGATTAAGAATGCAAAGGTTGTTAGTGATTGCTTGCATTGGTGTTTGCCCGGCCCTATTGATTCTTGGAATGATATTTTGATGGAGATGATTGTGAATGGTTGAGAGTGTAGTGTAGATGTTTCATTTTTTGGACCAAGTTTTGTAtagattgaaaattttgtggATGCGTGTTTTATTTCGTGAATCGCGTGTCAGCAGCGATGTTGTGTTGATAAAAATGAAATAGTATTATACTTGCATAAGTTGTGTAAGTTGgtgaaatttattatttatgattcatgttttattttatataaccATAaagagtgttttttttttttaaatagtagAAAAATATCTTATCATTGAAATATAATATATGACTCCCTTAAACAAAAAGGAAATGCATACAACATTGATTTTTGTTATCTCAATGGACGCTGGCCTGGGAATGACTAAATTATTTCATGGATTAATTACCACTACTAAAAAATTGAGCATATTTAACACATGATAGATGACactgtatttttaattatgttatcTATAAGCGcatttttgtgtatatataacACTTTGAAAATATAGTGTCATATATGAAGTACAAAAATTGAGATACATGGCATTTTCTCATAGATACATGTCATTTCCTGAAAAAATTGGTATATATCataaaaaagttgaaaaaaaaattataggacAAAAGATTCAAACCATAGATCATTTTCAAGTTAAATAAGGTTGTTACCAACTAAGTCATAACCATAAGTTGTTTATAATTCAGTCTttattttaagggttaattgccgtaaaatccatatatttttttatttttgggttttTTCCCATAACTAAAAAATTTTACTtgaaaatacatgaattgaaaaattGATAGGATATTTTCCCCGTCCacattccccccccccccccaaattaaATTCGAGCTGGCAGTCGAAAAGCCAGCGTGGCTATGTCATCCGATGacttaaacgacgtcgtttcaccTAAacataaaacgacgtcgttttactagTTGAAGTTCAGAAATTGGGTTGAAAAATAAGGTTTACCGCATTTTACTCTCTTTATTCACGATTTAGGGTTTTTCCTTAACAAAGCAAAATTTCAGATTTCTTGATACGTTTTCGATTGAATTAGAGCGGAATATGGATTCTTCTTGGAGTTTAAGCTCGAATTCAGGAGCTCAAGAAATTGATGAACTTTGTAAACATGGAATTCCATGTTGATTGCGTTTGTCTGCACGCCCTTGGAGGCCAGATCGACGAGTTGGTCCTGAGTCAAAGATTTGCCGATTGAGTAGGAATCGTCGAGGATTTGGTTGTTGAGGTAGAGAGAGAGTGATGGGTTTTTGGAGGTGGCGAGGTGGTAATACTTCTCTTAGTGGTCTTCCACCACGCCGCGACGGAAAGCTAGGGTTGCGGCGGCGACGAGGGTGAGAGAGATATGATGAAATCGACGACA comes from Salvia miltiorrhiza cultivar Shanhuang (shh) chromosome 3, IMPLAD_Smil_shh, whole genome shotgun sequence and encodes:
- the LOC131017826 gene encoding protein trichome birefringence-like 23, with the translated sequence MVCIYTSVAKFGASVIVFVVAFMLLHHRSSDFHPLSEITSVGNGIQENAREICDVFVGDWVGFEGEPLYNKSCSFISRGNQLNCLENGRPDPHYLHWRWKPRACDPLKFLEMMRNKSWAFIGDSISRNHIQSLLCMLSTVEEATLVHHDKGHKSQKWIFPSYNLTASIIWSPFLAKAIIPQNIYDASPSEVDVHLDTLDPSWTQHFKTWDYMIFSSGKWYSRSSIYYDNDTVLGCHSCPKRNLTDIGFDSAYRRVIKGVLDYIVASNHTGMVFYRTTSPDHFEGAKWFDGGVCERNEPVREGEFGLSWLDRILRDIELEEFGRARVVARDKGVKLRLLDVNPMSLLRPDGHPGAFRVSRPAGEIKNAKVVSDCLHWCLPGPIDSWNDILMEMIVNG